In Paludibacter propionicigenes WB4, the genomic window CCAAACAGGATGACTTGTCGTCGGCTGCACGCAATCAATTTGCCGATAATACCTATTCGGATTATTCGTTTCTCCGCGATCAGGAATTTAATTATAGTAACAGGGATGTGTTTGATGTGCAAACCATTCGCAAAGACTTTCCCATTTTGCATCAAAAGGTAAATGGCAAAGATCTGATTTGGTTCGACAATGCCGCTACAACCCAAAAACCTGCGCATGTTATCAATACCTTGACCCGTTTTTATCAACAGGATAACTCGAATATTCACCGTGCTGCACATACACTGGCGGCTCGTTCCACCGATGCTTACGAAGGTGCCCGTGAGAAAGTGAAAGACTTTATTCATGCTTCGAGTCCCGATGAAATTATTTTTGTGCGTGGCACGACGGAAGGAATAAATCTGGTGGCACAAACTTACGGCCGGAAATATATTCAGGAAGGCGATGAAATTATCATCTCCACACTCGATCATCATGCCAATATTGTGCCCTGGCAACAACTTGCCAAAGAAAAAAAGGCCAAACTGCTGGTTATTCCGATCAATGATAATGGCGAGATCATTCTCGAAGAGTATGAACGTCTTCTTTCTCCACGGACAAAGATTGTGTCCATCGGACAGGTGAATAATACCTTTGGGACAATACTGCCAATCAAAACCATGATCGATCTGGCTAAGCGTTATGGTGCCCGGGTGCTGATTGATGGTGCGCAATCTGTGGCTCATACGCCGGTGGATGTACAGGAACTAGGTTGCGACTTTTTTGTTTTCTCGGGTCATAAGATATATGCTCCCAATGGAATAGGAGTCGTTTATGGAAAGAAAGAGATACTCGATATTTTGCCACCCTGGCAAGGAGGAGGTAACATGATTCAGGATGTAACTTTCGAAGAAACGATTTTCAACGGACCTCCGGCACGTTTCGAAGCGGGAACTCCCAACGTGGCTGATGCCGTAGGGTTGGGTGCAGCGTTAGATTATGTAAGTCATGTAGGGTTGGTGAACATCTCAAAATACGAACACTATCTTACCGAGTATGCGCGTGAACATTTGTCGAAGATTAACGGGTTAACTCTCATCGGTAATCCGCGCGAACGGGTAAGTGTTGTTTCTTTCGTATTGAAAGATGTACCTACGCCCGAAGTAGGACGATTGCTTGATAAAGATGCCGGAATAGCCCTGCGTGCGGGGCATCATTGCGCACAACCGTCTTTACGCCGATTGGGGGTGGAAGCCACTGTTCGTCCGTCATTCTCGTTTTACAATACCACCGACGAAATTGATAAACTGGTGGATGCCGTAAGAAGGATACAATCAAACAGATAAGGAAATAAATTATAAATAAACTTATTGACGGGGTGATTTTAAAGTCATTCCGTCAATTTCGCAATATGGCAGTTATAATAAGACAAATACAAAAAAGTGACAATAAAACTTTGGCAGAACTCATTAGAACGGTTTTTCGCGAGTTCAATATTGATCGACCCGGAACGGTTTATACCGACCCGACGACAGATAATCTATACGAATTGTTTCAAGATGATTTATCAAGGTATTGGGTAGCTGA contains:
- a CDS encoding cysteine desulfurase, which produces MLELNNSNTNYKSPSGDLGGFDIGRLREIASGFCPEEARQIASEVIPDDINLESVYASFAQLQNPLGISTGGLVLPDFQAGLPFTDGLNNLFFPDSPATTKQDDLSSAARNQFADNTYSDYSFLRDQEFNYSNRDVFDVQTIRKDFPILHQKVNGKDLIWFDNAATTQKPAHVINTLTRFYQQDNSNIHRAAHTLAARSTDAYEGAREKVKDFIHASSPDEIIFVRGTTEGINLVAQTYGRKYIQEGDEIIISTLDHHANIVPWQQLAKEKKAKLLVIPINDNGEIILEEYERLLSPRTKIVSIGQVNNTFGTILPIKTMIDLAKRYGARVLIDGAQSVAHTPVDVQELGCDFFVFSGHKIYAPNGIGVVYGKKEILDILPPWQGGGNMIQDVTFEETIFNGPPARFEAGTPNVADAVGLGAALDYVSHVGLVNISKYEHYLTEYAREHLSKINGLTLIGNPRERVSVVSFVLKDVPTPEVGRLLDKDAGIALRAGHHCAQPSLRRLGVEATVRPSFSFYNTTDEIDKLVDAVRRIQSNR